The following proteins are encoded in a genomic region of Peromyscus maniculatus bairdii isolate BWxNUB_F1_BW_parent chromosome 12, HU_Pman_BW_mat_3.1, whole genome shotgun sequence:
- the Gsc2 gene encoding homeobox protein goosecoid-2, whose translation MATAGSAASRRDPGRPCPFSIEHILSSLPDRRPAARPLQPVGGRNPAEPDEPEAPAAAAPCACCCCCGPRAAPRGAPEPASGPGVRLAWPLRLAPAAPSPLTAAPSAGSGTSGPGPQRRTRRHRTIFSEEQLQALEALFVQNQYPDVGTRERLAVRIRLREERVEVWFKNRRAKWRHQKRASSARLLPGTKKPPKDGC comes from the exons ATGGCGACTGCAGGCAGCGCGGCGAGCCGCAGGGACCCTGGACGACCCTGCCCGTTCTCCATCGAGCACATCCTCTCCAGCCTGCCTGACCGCAGGCCCGCGGCGCGGCCGCTGCAGCCCGTCGGTGGCCGGAACCCCGCTGAGCCCGACGAGCCCGAGGCGCCTGCCGCCGCCGCGCCCtgcgcctgctgctgctgctgcggcccGCGAGCGGCACCCCGCGGAGCCCCGGAGCCGGCGTCCGGACCCG GCGTGCGGCTAGCGTGGCCGCTGAGGCTGGCACCGGCCGCGCCCTCGCCCCTGACGGCGGCGCCGAGCGCAGGCTCCGGCACGAGCGGCCCAGGCCCGCAGCGGCGCACGCGGCGCCACCGCACCATCTTCAGCGAGGAGCAGCTGCAGGCACTCGAGGCCCTCTTCGTGCAGAACCAGTATCCCGACGTGGGCACGCGGGAGCGCTTGGCTGTCCGCATCCGCCTGCGAGAGGAGCGCGTGGAG GTCTGGTTCAAGAACCGCCGGGCCAAGTGGCGACACCAGAAGCGTGCTTCCTCAGCGAGGCTCCTGCCTGGGACCAAGAAACCTCCCAAGGACGGCTGTTGA
- the Slc25a1 gene encoding tricarboxylate transport protein, mitochondrial, which translates to MAAPRAPRALTAAAPGSGKAKLTHPGKAILAGGLAGGIEICITFPTEYVKTQLQLDERANPPRYRGIGDCVRQTVRSHGVLGLYRGLSSLLYGSIPKAAVRFGTFEFLSNHMRDAQGRLDSSRGLLCGLGAGVMEAVMVVCPMETIKVKFIHDQTSPNPKYRGFFHGVREIIREQGVKGTYQGLTATVLKQGSNQAIRFFVMTSLRNWYRGDNPNKPMNPLITGVFGAIAGAASVFGNTPLDVIKTRMQGLEAHKYRNTLDCGLQILKNEGPKAFYKGTVPRLGRVCLDVAIVFIIYDEVVKLLNKVWKTD; encoded by the exons ATGGCTGCGCCCCGCGCGCCCCGCGCTCTGACGGCCGCCGCGCCCGGGTCCGGGAAGGCCAAGCTGACGCACCCCGGGAAGGCAATCCTGGCAG GCGGCCTGGCGGGAGGCATAGAAATCTGCATCACCTTCCCGACCGAGTACGTGAAGACGCAGTTGCAGCTGGATGAACGCGCGAACCCACCGCGCTACCGGGGCATCG GGGACTGCGTGCGGCAAACTGTCCGCAGCCATGGCGTCCTGGGCCTGTACCGCGGCCTCAGCTCCCTGCTCTACGGCTCCATCCCCAAGGCGGCTGTCAG GTTCGGGACGTTCGAGTTCCTCAGCAACCACATGCGGGATGCCCAGGGTCGGCTCGACAGCAGTCGAGGGCTGTTGTGTGGTCTGGGCGCAGGCGTGATGGAGGCAGTGATGGTCGTGTGCCCCATGGAGACCATCAAG GTAAAGTTCATCCATGACCAGACTTCCCCCAACCCCAAGTACCGAGGATTTTTCCACGGAGTTCGGGAGATTATTCGGGAACAAG GGGTAAAGGGAACATACCAAGGCCTCACAGCTACTGTACTGAAGCAGGGCTCAAACCAAGCTATCCGATTCTTCGTCATGACTTCACTGCGCAACTGGTACCGAG GAGACAACCCCAACAAACCTATGAACCCACTGATCACGGGGGTCTTTGGAGCCATTGCCGGTGCGGCCAGTGTCTTTGGGAACACGCCTCTGGATGTGATCAAGACCAGGATGCag GGCCTGGAGGCACACAAATACCGGAACACACTGGACTGTGGCTTGCAGATCCTGAAGAATGAGGGGCCCAAGGC ATTCTACAAGGGCACTGTTCCCCGACTGGGCCGGGTCTGCCTGGACGTGGCCATCGTCTTCATCATCTATGATGAGGTGGTGAAGCTGCTCAATAAAGTCTGGAAGACGGACTAA